TCTCCATCAGATAAATCAACATTGGCTGTACCGTAAGTATCCACAAAAATTGATGTTGGCTCCACAACTCCAATAGCGTAGCTGACCTGAACCAAAATTTCATCTGCTACTCCTGCAGCCACTAAATTTTTAGCGGCATGCCGTGCTGCATATGCTGCGCTTCTATCAACTTTACTCGGATCTTTTCCGCTAAAAGCTCCACCGCCATGTGCTCCCTTTCCTCCATAAGTATCCACAATGATTTTGCGTCCCGTAAGACCTGTATCGCCGTGAGGACCACCAATTACAAATTTCCCCGTGGGGTTGATATGATAGGTAATGTTCTCCGTAAACAAATCCTGTATTTTTTTGGGCAACAAGCTTTTCACGATTGGGATTAGAACACCCACAATATCCTCCTTAATCTTTGCCAACATGTTTGCATCAGAGTCAAACTCATCATGCTGTGTGGAAACCACTATGGTATCAATACGTTGTGGCACGTTGTCGTCAGAGTATTCAATGGTGACTTGAGCTTTGGCATCTGGTCGTAAGTAATCGATTTTACTACCATCCTTCCGTAATTCTGCCAAAACCTGAAGAATTTTATGGGAAATATCCAATGCCAAGGGCATGTAGTTTTCTGTTTCCTTTGTGGCGTAACCAAACATCATTCCTTGGTCACCGGCCCCTTGTTCTTCCTTTGTTTCACGGTCCACCCCTTGGTTTATGTCTTGTGATTGTTCATGAATCAATGAGATAACCCCACAAGAATCACCACTAAATTGGTACTCCCCCTTGGTATAACCAATCTGATTGATTATCTCCCTTGCTATGTTCTGAACATCAAGATAGGTGTTGCTTTTTACTTCACCTGCCAAAACAACCTGACCGGTAGTTACCAAAGTCTCGCATGCAACTTTACTTTCTGGATCAAAGGCCAAAAAATTGTCTAGAAGCGCATCACTGATTTGATCCGAAACTTTATCTGGGTGTCCTTCACTTACCGATTCGGAAGTAAATAAATATGCCATTTTTTAAAAAATTATCGAAAGATTTGACGAAAAGCCCCAAAGAAGTTTACAAAATTCTTGCAACTGCTTTAGCATTTTTATCAGACCAAAATCATTATGGTCTTGAGGTTGCAATCAGTCAAATCCATCCTCGTTATTGGATGGCAAAAGTAAGGGAAAACCTAACAAACGCAAAACATTTTTCTTTTTGTTCAAAGCTCATATCGTACCTTGAGCAGGACATATCTAGGCTGCACAAAGTATGTAG
The nucleotide sequence above comes from Flagellimonas sp. HMM57. Encoded proteins:
- the metK gene encoding methionine adenosyltransferase, translating into MAYLFTSESVSEGHPDKVSDQISDALLDNFLAFDPESKVACETLVTTGQVVLAGEVKSNTYLDVQNIAREIINQIGYTKGEYQFSGDSCGVISLIHEQSQDINQGVDRETKEEQGAGDQGMMFGYATKETENYMPLALDISHKILQVLAELRKDGSKIDYLRPDAKAQVTIEYSDDNVPQRIDTIVVSTQHDEFDSDANMLAKIKEDIVGVLIPIVKSLLPKKIQDLFTENITYHINPTGKFVIGGPHGDTGLTGRKIIVDTYGGKGAHGGGAFSGKDPSKVDRSAAYAARHAAKNLVAAGVADEILVQVSYAIGVVEPTSIFVDTYGTANVDLSDGEIAKKASELFDMCPFAIEERLKLRNPIYLETAAYGHMGKEPKTVNKIFESPYNGRIEKEVELFTWEKLDKVADVKTTFGL